A region of the Lujinxingia litoralis genome:
CGGCGGCGAGGAGACGGGTTGTGGTGTTTGACAGGCGTCTTTTTTGCCATAAAAGCGCCGGCCCTATCAGCGTCTGAGCGCGTCGGCGTCGCCCCTTCTTGCTGCGGAACCTCCGTGGCCAACGCGCATCGCGTTCCCGAACAGCAGGAGGGTGCCCCGGAACGCATCGACCTTAGATGTACATCGAAGTATTCGCGGGGCTTGTCGGGGAGCCGCTTATGTAGGGAGTTTTAGGGGGGATTTGAATTTAACTTTAAAGGGGCGATGTGTTCAAAGTTCGGCAAGGATCGCCAGGGCTTGGCGCAGGGGCTCGGCGGCCTCTTCTCCGACGAGCGCGTCGATCTCGGCGTGGGTGCGCTCCCAGATCGGCATCGCGGCCAGCAGGGCTTCGTGACCGGCCGGGGTCAGCTCCAGCAGACGGCCGCGGTGATCGTCGGGGTCGACCCTCACCACCACCAGGCCCTGCCGCTGCAGGGGTTTTAGATTGGCGGTGAGCGTGGTGCGGGCCATGGCCAGCAGCGAGGCCACCGCGCCCATCGACGGGGGAGCGGGGCGGTTGAGCGACATCAGCAGGGAGAACTGGCCGCTGGTAAGCCCCACCGGGCGCAGCGCCTCATCAAAACGCCGGGCCAGGGCGCGGTTGGCGCGCTGGGCGGCCAGGCAGAGGCAATGATCGCGAACATGAAGGGTGGTGGCATGCGGGAGGTTTTTTTTGTTCGACATGACTTCCCTATGTCGATATCAACATGTTTCGTTTGAAGCAGCGCCGTGTATACCACAAAAACCCCTTTTGGGAGTATGCCCATGAGCTACATCGATGGATTCGTAGGTGCCGTGCCAGCCGCCAACAAAGACGCCTATCGCCAGCATGTTTTGGAAGCTGTGCCCCTCTTCAAGGAGTCTGGCGTCGCCCGGATGGTCGAGACCTGGGGCGATGATGTGGGGAAGGGAGAGGTGACGGACTTCTTCCGGGCGGTGGAGGCCACCGCTGAGGAGGTGATTGTCTTCTCCTGGATGGAGTATCCCGATCGCGAGGCTCGTCAGGCGGCCAACGAGCGCATGATGAGCGATGAGCACATGGGGGCGGCCGTGGAGCAGATGCCTTTTGATGGTGAGCGTGTGATCTACGGGGGATTTGCGACGATCTTGGATAAGGATAGCGGCGCTGAGCCGGGCTACATCGATGGCTCGGTGATCCCGGTGCCCACGGCCAACAAAGACGCCTACACCGAGCTTGCGGCGATGCGCGCCGAGGTGATGATGGAGCACGGGGCCACGCGCGTGGTCAACGCCTGGGGCGATGATGTGCCCGATGGGAAGCGCACCGACTTTAAGCGCGCGGTCAACGCCACCGCTGAGGAGAGCGTGGTCTTTGCCCGGGTGGAGTGGCCGTCGAAGGAGATTCGGGACGCGGCCTGGCCCAAGATCTACGGCGATGCTCGCATGCATACCGAGAAGGGGCTTTTTGAGGGGGAGCGCATGATCTTTGGTGGATTTGCTCCGCTTCTTGACGTCTGAGGCGCGTGAGATTGGCCGAGGTGCAAGGGCGGCCAGGCACAACGTTTGAGGGTGGCGGTTGAGGAAGGCTTGCTCTATGGGCTGTGTTGCCAGAGTAAGTGCGATGGCCCGCGCCGCCCCGGCCAGGATCCTGGCCGGGGCGGCGCTCTCTCTGACCCCGGATGTGCTATGAGCTCGATAACTTTCGACGACCGATTTATGCGCGAGTTGCCCGCCGATGCGCGCACCGACCGGCGCCCGCGCCAGGTGCAGGGCGCGTGTTACTCCGAGGTGGAGCCCTCGGCGGTGGCCGACCCCAGCCTTGTGGCCTGTTGGCCGGAGGTGGCCGAGCTTGTGGGGTTTGATGAGGCCTTTGTGCGCTCGGAGCGCTTTGGGCAGGTGATGGCCGGCAACGCCCTGCTCGAAGGCATGAAGCCCTATGCCGCATGCTACGGCGGGCATCAGTTTGGAAACTGGGCCGGCCAGCTGGGTGACGGGCGAGCGATCACGCTGGGGGAGGCGATTCACCCGGAGACGGGCGCGCGCCATGAGCTGCAGCTCAAGGGGGCCGGTCCCACCCCGTACTCGCGTTCGGCGGACGGGCGAGCGGTGCTGCGCTCGTCGATTCGCGAGTTTTTATGCAGCGAGGCGATGTTTCATCTGGGCGTACCTACGACGCGCGCGCTGAGCCTTGTGCTCACGGGTGAGCAGGTGATGCGCGATAAATTGTACGACGGTCGGCCGGCCCCGGAGCCCGGGGCGGTGGTCTGCCGGGTGGCGCCGAGTTTTTTGCGCTTTGGCAGCTTTGAGATTCACGCGGCGCGCGGCGATCTGGGGATTTTGCGGGGGCTGGTGGAGCACACGATCCGTCACTACTTCCCGCACCTGCTCGCCAGGCCCGACGAGGCCATCTCCGAGGCCCATATCATCGCCTGGTTGCGCGAGGTGGGGGAGCGCACCGCCGAGATGGTGGTGGGCTGGATGCGCGTGGGCTTTGTGCACGGGGTGATGAACACCGACAACATGTCGATTCTCGGCCTGACGATCGACTACGGCCCCTACGGCTGGCTCGATAACTTCGACCCGGGCTTTACGCCCAACACCACCGACCGGGGGCAGCGCCGCTACCGCTACGGCTACCAGCCCGACGTGGCCTACTGGAATCTCTATAAGCTCACCAACGCCGTGGCCGCGCTGGTCGACGACGCGGCCCCCCTGCAGGAGGCGCTCGATCATTTCCCCACCGTCTACAGCGAGCTTCAGCTTGATATGATGGCTCAAAAGCTCGGGCTTACGAGGCTGGCGGGCGCCGAGGATGAGGTGCTGGTCGAGGGATTGATGGCGATGCTCGGGCGGGTGGAGACCGATTACACCCTGTTTTATCGCGGACTTGCCGAGGTGCGTTGCGAGGGCGTTGAGGCTGACGCGGTGGACGCCGAGGCGTTGCGCGCGCCCTTGATGGCGGCCTATTACGCGCCAGAGTCGCATCGGGAGGAGGATTGGGAGGCGATTGACGCCTGGCTGCGCGCGTATGTGGCGCGGGTGCAAAACGATGGCACGAGCGACGTGGCGAGGCGCGAGGCGATGAATGCGGTCAACCCGATGTACATCCTGCGCAACTACCTGGCGCAGGAGGCGATCGATCAGGCCGAGCAGGGCGACTTTTCAAAGGTGCATGAATTGATGGCGGTGCTGCGCCACCCCTACCAGGAGCAGGCCGGGCGAGGGGCGTTCGGGGCCAAAAGACCGGAGTGGGCCCGGGACCGCTTTGGGTGCTCGATGCTCTCGTGCAGCTCGTGAGGGGTTGACCGCCAGAGGCTAGAACGCTCGCCAGCTCCCACAAAAAAAGCGCGCCGCCCCCTGCGGGCGGCGCGCTTTTTTTAGTCGAAGCGTCGGTCGAGATCAGTAGGTGACCTTGATCTCGGCGCAGCAGGCGCTCTCGGTGCAGGCGATCGAGGCGTCTTCGTCCTCGATGGTGTCGCAGCCGGCTTCTTCTTCGCAGGTGATCAGCTCGGTGAGCGCGCTGCGGCACTCGGTGGAGACGTCGCAGCTGTCCAGGCAGTTGTTGGCGCAGATGGCGCAGGCCGCCGGGTTCATGCCGCCGGCGCACTCGGCGTCTTCCATAAAGCAGCTGAGATTGCAGCTGGCGAGGCACGAGGTGTAGGGGCAGCAGACGCCCGGGGTGTCGTTGCAGTAGTCGTGGCTCTCGCAGGTGTTGTTGCCGTTGTCGCCGTTGTCGCCGTTGTCGCCGTTGTCGCCGTTGTCGCCGTTGTCGCCGCTGTCTGCGGGTTCGCAGTTCAGGGAGCCGGTCATGGCGTAGACCATGACATCGAAGCTGCCGTTGAGCGTGCGGGTTCCGGGGCCCTGATCGTCTTTGAGCACGATGTTTTTGAAGGAGCCCACGACCTTGTCACCGATGGCCTTCGGGCAGCTGGTCAGCTCAATGGAGCCCTGGCCCTGGCTGGAAAAGGTGGTCGTGGCCATCACGTCGAGCAGGCTCACGAAGGTGCCCTCGGGCGGGGTACCCACGGTAAAGGTGCTGTCGGCGTAGGTATTGAGCGAGGTGTCGACCGTGGTGGAGATGGCCACGCCGGTGTCGTTTTGCATCAGGATGGTGATGACGCCGTTGGCGATGGCGGCGCCCCAGGTCTCGTCGGAGGCCTGGTCGTTATCCTGAGAGCCGCTGACCTGCGTGGACTGGCCCTCGCCACTGACCTCCACGTCGAAGCTGCTGGTCTGAGGGTCGCCCTGGGTGTCATCGACCGCGGGAGCGTCGGCGTTGGTGTCGGAGCCGCAGGCGCTCAGGGCCAGGGAGCCGGCAACGAGAAGGGACAGAAGGGTGGTCGGGGCAAAGCGCCCATGCATCCATGTCATAGGGTGTCTCCATGTCATTGTCATCATGTCGTACGCCGTGGTCATCGATGTGTGTTCACGACGTCGTGAGCAGCACCATGCTGCGTCATTCATGAAGCTCCTGGAGATCCCGGGTGCTCGCCAGCGCTCCAGCGGCTACGTACGCAGGAGGCGGCGCGTTGATTCAAAAAGTTTCGGGGGGGCTGGTCTGGAGGGCGGGACGCTTACCAGCGGTTGGCGGCTTCTTCGGCCCAGCCGACCAGGCTTTCAAGGTCGTGGCGCTGGTCGTGGGCATCGAGCGCCCAGCCGCTCCAGTGGCCAAAGGCCTGGCGAGTGCGCGAGGCGATGAGGAGGGCGTTGGTGTCGGCGCGGCGCTCTCGACTTCGCAGCCGGTGAGAGCCATATCGATTTGCAGGTGGGGGGGATAAGGAGGGCGTTGGTGTTGGCGCGGCGCTGGTAAGTAAGCCGGAGTGTGCATGTAATTGAGGGTAGAGGTTTTTAGAAAAAAGCCCTCCAATGCCTTTGTGACGGCCTTGGGGGGCTTTGGGTGTGGTTTTGATGTAGGTGTTGTTTTTACATTAATGCACGCATGGATTGTTCAATCTTCTTTCGGCTGAGGATGCCCGTTTGGCAGAAGATTGACAGGTTGAAGTGTTCAGATTTTGCAGAGTCTTTCCATGTTTCTGAGAGCCATTTTAGATCTTCTGCAGAAATCACGGCGACATCTGCGTTGTGTTGGGTTTCAAACTTGAGTTTGAGGCAGTTCTCTTCGGCGTCTGGGCTGACAGACGGAACAATGATTAGAAAGCAGTTTACGCGCGGCTCCAGGGTGTCTCTAAGGTAGCGTTTAAACTGGCGGAGGTGGTTGTTAGGGAAGGTGTATACGCTTTCTGTGGACTTGTTATCCCAAAACAACTGACCTCCGTCGGGCATCATGACGCAGCCGTCGGGATGTTCGGTGCCGTTAAGTTTGACGATCTCAGTTTGGAGCTTTTCACGAAAAATGAAATGCGTTGCTTTCTCGAATGCTCGTTCGATGTCAATGTCTTTAGATATGACGTTGTTGGCGAGAAGGTTCTCCCTGTCGCGTTCTGCGAGTTCTGTAAAGTACTCGTAGTAGCGAACGTCGGGGTCGGCATCGTCTGGCACATCGCGGATGAGTAGATTGTCGAAATAGGCAATGATTCGATTGATGCGTTCGAGTTTGGAGCCGCTTACTTTGACGCCAGGAAGGCTTTGGCAAATGTCGTAGAGATCATTGTTTGACAAGGATGCCAGTCCTTCACTGGGCTTGATTTCTGCTGACATGAGCCTTTCGACCATTTCCTCTTTTGAGCCAGAGGATGGGAGGTGTTGTGCTTTTAATATGTCTTTTAGTTGTGTGTTTTTGAGTTTCGACCAGAGGAGGTTTTGGGCATTCTCGCTGAGGTCGATGCCAAGTGTGAGTTTCACACCTCGGTGCATTTCTTCCGGGAGGACAATGGAGCGGCCATCATCGACTTTGTTGCAATAAAATAGAACCCCTTGCTTTTGTAAATGACTGACGGCATCGCTAATGTCGGAGTGAGCGTGTAGGGTGCCATCTTGTTTTGGGAAGACGCCCATGCTTGCTTCGATAAGTCGTTGTTGTTTACGTGTGATGTGTAGTGTTTGTCGTAGCTTTTCGATGAGAGCGTATTCGTCTTGAGAAATGCGTTTGTCATCAAAGGCGACTTGGAGGACGGTTCTGAGTATGTCAACGGAACGTTCGTCGGCATACTGGGGGGAACCAGAGAGCTGTGCTTCATCCAGGACGCGTTGCTCGCGTTCCTGCACGGATTCGGTGAGTTCGCGCTCACCAATGCGACCATCCATGGAGTTCAAAATCGCTTCGAGGATGTAGTGAATAAGTGCTCGCATATGGTGATCAACATCGAATAGGTCCAGACGGCGTTGTACATTGTCTGGTTTCGAAAGTTCTTCTGCATTGCGAACGATGTAGTCACGGGATTCATGCTCGTTGAGCTTGCCAATATCACGCGTAAAGCTATTGAGAACGCGTGTTAAATATTGAGTCGTCATGAATTTCGTGGCTTCTTCAATCTTCATGGCACTAATTCTCCCCGAATAAAGGTTGTTGAATTTTAGTATTGGGAGGGTAACAAATGATATCAGTGCTGGGAAGGGGTTGGTGTACGAATTGTTACTGCGGTGAATAGGACTTACCAGCGGTTGGCGGCTTCTTCGGCCCAGCCGACCAGGCTTTCAAGGTCGTGGCGCTGGTCGTGGGCATCGAGCGCCCAGCCGCTCCAGTGGCCAAAGGCCTGGCGAGTGCGCGAGGCGATGAGGAGGGCGTTGGTGTCGGCGCGGCGCAGGTGAAAGGGGGTGAGGGTGGCGTCGAGGCGCGGGCCGTGCACGCGCCAGGGGGCGGTGGGGTCGTCGCGCTGGTACTCCCAGGTGAGCTCGTGGCCGATGTAGCTGAGGCGGCCATCGACCAGGAGGGCGTTTTCGGTGCCGGGGGTGTGGGCGGTCCATTTGCCGCCGAGCTGCAGGCCCAGGGTGTGGTCGCCCCGGCGCCCGAAGCCGGCGCCCCAGTTCCAGGTCATGGTGTAGGGCCAGCGGCCGCGGCCCCGGTCGAGCACGCCGAAGCTGGTGGCGGGGCGCAGGTCAAAGGATTCGTCATCGACCTGAAGGCGTCCGCGCAGCTGACGCGCGACGTCTTTGAGGGTGTACTGAAAGCGGGTGGGGGACCAGGGGATGACCACGCCCAGGGCGTCGCCGTGGGCCGGGGCGTCGAGCTCAAAGCGCACGCGGGGGGAGCGCAGGCGCAGGTGCGCGTGGTGAGGGGTGTAGGCAAAGCTCAGCGAGAGGTCGCGGTGGCGGCCGTGGGCTTCAAAGGTGGCGGCCAGGTCGGGCAGGACCACGCCCCGGGCCAGGGGGAGGAGCGCGTCCTGGACGATGGGGGGCGCGTGGGGGTGGCGGCGGTCGTAGAGGTAGAGCTGCAAGAGGCCGGCGTAGTCCAGGCTGGCGATGGTCACGCCGATGACGTGTTCGGGGGTGACGATGCCCCAGTACTCCCAGCGTTTGTTGCGCCCCCACCAGCCGGGACCGCCCCGGAGGTTGGGGCGAATCAAGGGGCGCCGCGCGAAGCCGGCGGCCGCCGGGTTGAGGCGGCCGTCGGGTCGGCAGAGGTCCACGGCCGAGGTGAGTTCGGGGTAGGGGGCATCGCAGGGGCTCATGGCGGGGCTCGGGGCTGTGGGGAGGGGGCCGGCGGGTGCGCGCCAGCATAGAGCAGGGGGGCGCGTTTCCACAGGGTTTTCCACAGGGGCGGGAGCGCTTTGAGCAGGCCTGCGCGTTGGGCTCGGAGCGGGCGTGTGACCGCCCCTGCGGGGTGTGACGAGGGGCGGCGGGGGGGCTGTTCAGGGGAGTTTGGCCAGCGCGAGCTTCAGGGGGCAGCGCTCAGGGGTGTCGCGGCCCTGGCGGTAGCGCTGAAGAAGCGTTTTTGAGCGCTGGGCCAGCTCGCGGCGGACCTCTCGCCGCCGTCCTTTGACGCGGGCGATCTGCATGTCGTCGTAGGCGGTGGTCTGGTGGCGCATCCAGGCGATGGTGGCCGCGGCTGCGCGCTCCTCGATGGGGATGCGTTTGGTGCGGGCGACGGTGCCGCTGCCCACGGGGGTGGCGTGGGCGGCGATGGCGGCGGCCATGGTCCGGGCCAGGTCGAGGTAGCGGCTATGAAAGTCGAGGTAGTCGAAGACCGCGGTCTCAAAGTCTTCGGCGTATTCCTCCTGTTTTTTGGCGCGGCGCGCGCGGTCGGCGGCCAGGCGACGCTGGTAGGCGGGGGAGGCTTTCTCGGCCTCGCGACGCTGGGTTTCGCGCTCGATGATGTGGGCCGGGGCCCAGACACCGTGGGAGAAGGTCTTGCGGCCCTTCTTCTCCTGGACGGTCCAGGAGGGGCCGGCGGCTTTGACGCGGCGGGTCAGGGTGGCGTCGCCGGGTTTGAGCAGCGCCCAGCCTTCGGGGGGCTTTGTTTTGGTGCCGTCTTCCAGGCGGACCATGTCGTAGGGGAAGGTGGGGGCGACGATGCGGTTTTGTTCGCTCATAAGATCGGGGGGATAGCGGTGAGGGTGGGGCTCGGGGGTCAGTCGCGGAGCTCGTCGGGGAGGGTGGAGGTTTTGAGAAAGCGGGTCAGGGCCTGGCGCAGGATGGGTTCTTCGGGGAGTCCGGCGCCGATGAGGTTGCGCCGGGCCATGGGGTCCTGGCGCAGGTTGTAGAGCTCTTCGGTGCGGCCGCTCAGGTCGAGGATGAACTGGTAATCGCCCCGAATCACGGCGCGGGTGTGGCGCCGGGGCCGGGCGTAGGAGTTCTCCTGAAAGATCATTCGCTCCGGGTCGGCGGCATCGCCAAAGAGGGTGGGGACCTGACTGACCATGGTGGATTTGGCGGGGATGGGGACCCCGGCCAGCTCCAGGATGGTGGGGTAGAGGTCGTTGAGGGCGACCGGCTCCGCAACCCGGCCGGCGGCGATGTGGGGGCCGCGGGCGACCAGGGGCACGTGGGTGACGGCCCGGTAGAGGTTGCGGGCGTGGGGATCGGGGCCGTGTTCGTTGAAGGCCTCGCCATGATCGGCGCCGAAGAAGGTGTAGATGGGGCGTTGCTGGCCGAGCGTGTCGATGAGGTCGAGAAGCGGGGCGATGTGCTCATCGGTGTAGCGGAGTTCTTCGTCGTAGTGGTCGAGGGGACGATCTCCGAAATCGGTGTCGGGGTGATCGAAGTAGGGAGCGTGGGGATCGTAGTAGTGGAGCCACAGGAAGAAGGGCTCTTTGTGGGTGGCCAGGCGGCGCAGGGTTTTTTTGCCCTCGCGGGTGACCAGGGGGGCCAGGCGCGCGGGGCGCTTGCCGCAGACGTTCTCAAAACGCTCAAAACCGCGGCGGATGGTCCAGCGGGGGCTGTCAAAGACGCTGGCGCAGAGGACGGCTTCGGCGTTGTAGTCGGCGGCGACCAGGGCTTCGGTGAGCAGGGTTTCGTCGTCGGCGATGCGCGGGGGGAAGCGATCGGCGTGGGTGAGGGAGACCTGGAAGGGGGTCTGGCCGGCGAAGAGGGACCAGAGGCTGGGGCCGGTGCCGGAGTCCTGGCTAAAGGCGCGCTCAAAGACCAGGGCGTCTTCGGCCCAGCGGTCGAGGTTGGGCGAGGTGGGGCGCGGGCCGCCCAGAAAGCCCAGGCGTTCGGCGCGGACCGAGTCCCAGGTGATGAGGATGAACGAGGGGGCCTGCGGGAGCTCGGGGGCCTGGAAGTCGGGGCGTCGCGCCTGGGCGGTGGGGCGATCGAATTGAGGGTCGGCGCAGGCGGCCAGGTAAGCGTCGAGCTCGTCGGGGGAGAGGAGCCCGGGGACGGGGCAGTCGCCGCTCATAAAGAGGCGGTCGAGGTGGAGGTAGCGCTGGGAGAGGTCGAGGGCGAAGCGGGAGGCCTGGGTGTGGAAGACCAGGGTGCGCCGGGTCTGTGGGGGTTGGCTGGCGAGTCCGGCGATGGGGATGGCCAAAAGCGGGAGCGCGATGGCCAGAGCCGGGGCCAGGCGATGGGAGGTGTGCGGGGTGAGAAAGCGCGCGCAGAAGGGGTGGAGGACGAGACTCAGGGTAAGGAGGGCCAGCGAGGGGCCTTCGATGGAGCGCAGCGTGTCGCGCAGGAGCCAGGTGGCGGCCAGGGCAGCGACAAGCCCCAGGGCACCCAGGGCGGTGGTGAGGTAGGCGGTGTTGAAGACGCGCCCCAGGGAGGGCCAGCGGGAGAGGATGGCGCAAAGGAGGCGGCGCAGCGAAGCGCCGGCGACGAGGAGCCCCAGGGCGCTGGCGAGCTGGGCGGCGAGCGAGGCGGTGGCGATGAGCAGGGGGCCGTTGCGGTGCTCGATGAGGTAGGCGGTCGTGCCGACGGAGGCCGCGGCGAAGAGGGGCAGGGTCAGGGTGGCGGCGACCAGGGTGGCGGTGCGTGGCGCGTCGTGGGGGGAGCCGCGTTGTTGCCAGACGCGGCGGCCAAAGCCCGCGAGGGTGTCCAGGAGGGGCGTGGCGGTGGGCCGCCCGGTGGCCGCGAAGAGGGCCAGGGCGCTCAAGAGGGCCCAGAGGGCGGCCCCGGGAGCCCAGAGGGCCAGGGTGCTCACCCAGGTCAGCAGGGCCGAAACGAGGCTGAACGAGGGGGAACTCAGCAAGGCGATCAGGGTATCGAGCGAGGCGCCGACCGAGGCGGCGCCCAGCGCGCCCAGGACCCAGGCGCTGAGATCTCGAGAGGTTGTGGGCTGGAAGGTACTCATGGGGCCGCAGGGGAACCTGGCATTGATGGGGCCGATACGGGTGGCCGGTTGATGTACATAGCGCGCTTTGGGGGGGAGGTGAAGCGTGCGGGGGATGAGGGGGGAAAGTGGAGTGCTAACCTACCGGTGAGGTCTGGGGGCGGTGCAGGGTTTTGCCAGCGGCGCGGCGCTCGCCAGGGTGCCAAAACAGGGGGGAAGGGGCGGGCGAAGGTCAAGGCTTGCGCCCATGCTCAACAACGACGCCGGGGTGGCGCGGCGCTGCGTCAAAAGTGGTGGGGTGGGGAGCGG
Encoded here:
- a CDS encoding MarR family winged helix-turn-helix transcriptional regulator, which gives rise to MSNKKNLPHATTLHVRDHCLCLAAQRANRALARRFDEALRPVGLTSGQFSLLMSLNRPAPPSMGAVASLLAMARTTLTANLKPLQRQGLVVVRVDPDDHRGRLLELTPAGHEALLAAMPIWERTHAEIDALVGEEAAEPLRQALAILAEL
- a CDS encoding DUF1428 domain-containing protein, coding for MSYIDGFVGAVPAANKDAYRQHVLEAVPLFKESGVARMVETWGDDVGKGEVTDFFRAVEATAEEVIVFSWMEYPDREARQAANERMMSDEHMGAAVEQMPFDGERVIYGGFATILDKDSGAEPGYIDGSVIPVPTANKDAYTELAAMRAEVMMEHGATRVVNAWGDDVPDGKRTDFKRAVNATAEESVVFARVEWPSKEIRDAAWPKIYGDARMHTEKGLFEGERMIFGGFAPLLDV
- a CDS encoding protein adenylyltransferase SelO, encoding MSSITFDDRFMRELPADARTDRRPRQVQGACYSEVEPSAVADPSLVACWPEVAELVGFDEAFVRSERFGQVMAGNALLEGMKPYAACYGGHQFGNWAGQLGDGRAITLGEAIHPETGARHELQLKGAGPTPYSRSADGRAVLRSSIREFLCSEAMFHLGVPTTRALSLVLTGEQVMRDKLYDGRPAPEPGAVVCRVAPSFLRFGSFEIHAARGDLGILRGLVEHTIRHYFPHLLARPDEAISEAHIIAWLREVGERTAEMVVGWMRVGFVHGVMNTDNMSILGLTIDYGPYGWLDNFDPGFTPNTTDRGQRRYRYGYQPDVAYWNLYKLTNAVAALVDDAAPLQEALDHFPTVYSELQLDMMAQKLGLTRLAGAEDEVLVEGLMAMLGRVETDYTLFYRGLAEVRCEGVEADAVDAEALRAPLMAAYYAPESHREEDWEAIDAWLRAYVARVQNDGTSDVARREAMNAVNPMYILRNYLAQEAIDQAEQGDFSKVHELMAVLRHPYQEQAGRGAFGAKRPEWARDRFGCSMLSCSS
- a CDS encoding DUF2804 domain-containing protein — translated: MKTTPKAPQGRHKGIGGLFSKNLYPQLHAHSGLLTSAAPTPTPSLSPPPANRYGSHRLRSRERRADTNALLIASRTRQAFGHWSGWALDAHDQRHDLESLVGWAEEAANRW
- a CDS encoding SAP domain-containing protein, which encodes MKIEEATKFMTTQYLTRVLNSFTRDIGKLNEHESRDYIVRNAEELSKPDNVQRRLDLFDVDHHMRALIHYILEAILNSMDGRIGERELTESVQEREQRVLDEAQLSGSPQYADERSVDILRTVLQVAFDDKRISQDEYALIEKLRQTLHITRKQQRLIEASMGVFPKQDGTLHAHSDISDAVSHLQKQGVLFYCNKVDDGRSIVLPEEMHRGVKLTLGIDLSENAQNLLWSKLKNTQLKDILKAQHLPSSGSKEEMVERLMSAEIKPSEGLASLSNNDLYDICQSLPGVKVSGSKLERINRIIAYFDNLLIRDVPDDADPDVRYYEYFTELAERDRENLLANNVISKDIDIERAFEKATHFIFREKLQTEIVKLNGTEHPDGCVMMPDGGQLFWDNKSTESVYTFPNNHLRQFKRYLRDTLEPRVNCFLIIVPSVSPDAEENCLKLKFETQHNADVAVISAEDLKWLSETWKDSAKSEHFNLSIFCQTGILSRKKIEQSMRALM
- a CDS encoding DUF2804 domain-containing protein — protein: MSPCDAPYPELTSAVDLCRPDGRLNPAAAGFARRPLIRPNLRGGPGWWGRNKRWEYWGIVTPEHVIGVTIASLDYAGLLQLYLYDRRHPHAPPIVQDALLPLARGVVLPDLAATFEAHGRHRDLSLSFAYTPHHAHLRLRSPRVRFELDAPAHGDALGVVIPWSPTRFQYTLKDVARQLRGRLQVDDESFDLRPATSFGVLDRGRGRWPYTMTWNWGAGFGRRGDHTLGLQLGGKWTAHTPGTENALLVDGRLSYIGHELTWEYQRDDPTAPWRVHGPRLDATLTPFHLRRADTNALLIASRTRQAFGHWSGWALDAHDQRHDLESLVGWAEEAANRW
- a CDS encoding DUF2293 domain-containing protein is translated as MSEQNRIVAPTFPYDMVRLEDGTKTKPPEGWALLKPGDATLTRRVKAAGPSWTVQEKKGRKTFSHGVWAPAHIIERETQRREAEKASPAYQRRLAADRARRAKKQEEYAEDFETAVFDYLDFHSRYLDLARTMAAAIAAHATPVGSGTVARTKRIPIEERAAAATIAWMRHQTTAYDDMQIARVKGRRREVRRELAQRSKTLLQRYRQGRDTPERCPLKLALAKLP
- a CDS encoding sulfatase, whose protein sequence is MSTFQPTTSRDLSAWVLGALGAASVGASLDTLIALLSSPSFSLVSALLTWVSTLALWAPGAALWALLSALALFAATGRPTATPLLDTLAGFGRRVWQQRGSPHDAPRTATLVAATLTLPLFAAASVGTTAYLIEHRNGPLLIATASLAAQLASALGLLVAGASLRRLLCAILSRWPSLGRVFNTAYLTTALGALGLVAALAATWLLRDTLRSIEGPSLALLTLSLVLHPFCARFLTPHTSHRLAPALAIALPLLAIPIAGLASQPPQTRRTLVFHTQASRFALDLSQRYLHLDRLFMSGDCPVPGLLSPDELDAYLAACADPQFDRPTAQARRPDFQAPELPQAPSFILITWDSVRAERLGFLGGPRPTSPNLDRWAEDALVFERAFSQDSGTGPSLWSLFAGQTPFQVSLTHADRFPPRIADDETLLTEALVAADYNAEAVLCASVFDSPRWTIRRGFERFENVCGKRPARLAPLVTREGKKTLRRLATHKEPFFLWLHYYDPHAPYFDHPDTDFGDRPLDHYDEELRYTDEHIAPLLDLIDTLGQQRPIYTFFGADHGEAFNEHGPDPHARNLYRAVTHVPLVARGPHIAAGRVAEPVALNDLYPTILELAGVPIPAKSTMVSQVPTLFGDAADPERMIFQENSYARPRRHTRAVIRGDYQFILDLSGRTEELYNLRQDPMARRNLIGAGLPEEPILRQALTRFLKTSTLPDELRD